From the genome of Corallococcus macrosporus DSM 14697:
TCGCAGCAGCATGGACTCGGCGCGCTTGTGGCTCAGCACCCGCCGCAGCCCGTCCGCCTCGCCCGCGGTGAAGCCCGCCGCCACCATGGCCAGCTTCATCGCCTGCTCCTGGAAGAGCGGCACCCCCAGCGTCTTGCCGAGAATCTCCTTCACCGCCTCGCTCGGGTACACCACCTGCTCCTGGCCGCTGCGCCGGCGCAGGAAGGGATGCACCATGTTGCCCACGATGGGCCCCGGGCGGATGAGGGCGATCTCCACCACCAGGTCATAGAACGTGCGCGGCTTGAGCCTGGGCAGCATGTTCATCTGCGCCCGGCTCTCAATCTGGAACACGCCCACCGTGTCCGCCTCGCACAGCATGTCGTAGACCTTCGGGTCCTCGGCCGGCACCGTCGCCAGGGACAGCTCCCGGCCGTGGTGCTCGCGAATCAGCGCGAAGCACTTCGACAGCGCCGTCAGCATGCCCAGCGCCAGCAGGTCCACCTTCAGCAGCCCCACCGCGTTGATGTCGTCCTTCTCCCACTGGATGACGGTGCGGCCCGGCATCGCCGCGTTCTCCACCGGCACCAGCTCCGTCAGCGGCTCGCGCGTCATCACGAAGCCGCCCACGTGGATGGACAGGTGCCGGGGGAAGCCCTCCAGCTCCATGGCCAGCGCCAGCGTCTTCTGGACCCGGCCGTCCTCCGCGGACAGGCCCGCCTCCCGCAGCACGTCCGGCGTCACGTCGAAGCCGTTGGACGCGGCCACCTTCGACAGCCGGTCCACCTGATCCAACGACAGGCCCAGCGCCTTGCCTGTCTCGCGCAGCGCCAGCCGGCCCCGGAAGCAGATGACCTCGCACACCATGCCCGCGTGCCGGCGCCCGTGCTTCTCGTAGACGTACTGGAGGACCTCCTCGCGGCGCTCGTGCTCGAAGTCCACGTCGATGTCCGGTGGCTCCTTGCGCTCCATGCTCAGGAAGCGCTCGAACAGCAGGCCCATGCGCACCGGGTCGATGGCGGTGATCTGCAGCGCGTAGCAGACCGCCGAGTTCGCCGCGCTCCCCCGCCCCTGACAGAGAATCCCCTGCGCCCGGGCGAAGCGGACGATGTCCCAGAGCGCGAGGAAGTAGCCGGCGAAGTCCAGCGCGGCGATGAGCCTCAGCTCGTGCTCGATCTGCTTCACCACCGCCGGAGGCACGCCCTCCGGGTAGCGGAACCGGAGCCCTTCGCAGGTCAACGCGCGCAGGTGCGCGTCCGCGGTGCGGCCCTCCGGCAGGTCCTCTTCCGGGAAGCGGTAGTGCAGGTCATCCAGCGAGGCATGGCAGCGCGAGGCCAGCTCCGCCGCGCGCTCCAGCGCCTCCGGCCGGTCCGCGAACAGGCGCGCCATGTCCCGAGGGGACTTCAGCGTCCGCTCCGCGTTGGGCAGCAGCCGCGTCCCCGCCCGGTCCACCGACGTCCCATGGCGGATGGACACCAGCACGTCCTGCAGCGGCTGCCGGCGGCGGTGGTGCGTGTGCACGTCGTTGTGCGCCACCAGCGGCACGCCCAGCGCCAGCGCCAGCCGCTCCGCCCGCGCCTCGCGCGCCGCGTCTCCCGCCGACAGCGTGCGGCAGACGCCGACGTGGAAGCGCTCCGGGAAGGCCTCCGCCAGCGAGACGACCTGCTCGAAGGGCGCGGGCTCGGGCAGGAGCGCGAGCAGCCCCGCGGACCGGTCCGCCACCGCGCGCCAGGGCAGCCCGGCCTCCCCCTTGGGGTGCGTCATCCGGCTCTGGGACACCAGGGCGCACAGGTTGGAGTAGCCCGCCCCATCCGCCGCGTACACCACCACCGGCGGGCCGTCCTCCAGCGTCAGCTCGGCGCCCAGGATGAGCCGCACCCCGTGCTCCTTCGCCGCCAGGTGCGCCTTCACCGCGCCGTACAGCCCGTCCGCGTCCGTCAGCGCGAGCGCCCCCAGCCCGAGCCTCGCGGCCGTGGCCACCAGCTCTTCCGGGTGCGAGGCCCCGCGAAGGAACGAGAAGTTGGAGCGGCAGACCAGCTCGGCGTAACCCACGCCCGGATCTAGATACCGAACAGGCGTTCAGGCGCTAGATTGGATCGACGTGCCGCGAGGAGGCGACTTCATGGGTTGACGCGGGAGAGGACGATCGAGGCCGGGGCAACGACTGCTGATTGCCGGACAGTGGGCGCCGGGACGGAGAACACCTCGGCCGCACCTCCCGCAGACTTCAAATGGCAATACCCGCAATCAAGGAGAAACCATGTTCCATCCGCTGAAAGCCGTGACCGCGGTGCTCGCCGCCTCTGTCTTGTTCCCTGGCGCCACGGAGGCGCGCCCCCGCTACTGCGATGAAGTCTGCGATTGCTCGATGCCCACGCTGCTCCGCTGTACGGCGGGGGTGAGCACCGTCGTCACCTGTATCGAATGGTGCGGCCCGCTCCTGGACGCCCCCGATGACGAGCAGGCCTCGGCGGAGCAGCACCCGTCCCCGGACGAGGGCGCGCTGCTGACCTGCCGCGAGGCCCCTCAAGACGTCCAGGGCTGAACCGGCGCACCCGCCAGAAACGTCACGAAAAACCGAGCGGCTCCCGCTTTCGAGCGGGAGCCCCAGCGCTTACGGCATCCCTCGCGTCCGTTTGACAAGACACCAACCCGACTGCCAAACATGATTCCATGGACCTCACTCCCACCGCGTGGCAGCTCTGGCTGATCGCGGCGCTCCTGCTCGGCGCGCTGGAGCTCCAGCTCACCAGCTTCATGGTCCTCTGGCTGGCCGTGGGGGCCCTGGCGTCATCGATTGGCGCGGCCCTGGGCCTGGGGCTCAATGGCCAGCTCTACCTGTTCACCGCCGTCTCCGTCGCCCTGTTCGCGGCCTCCCGCACCCTCTTCAAGCGCGTTTTCATGCGCGACGCCGCGCATCTAAAGACGGGCATCGAGGCCATGCTGGGCCAGGAGGCGGTGGTGGTGGAGTCCCTGGGCGACCCGCTCGGGGGCACGGTGCGCATCAACGGTGAGCTGTGGACAGCCCGCTCCCTGTCGGGCCCGGTGCCCGAGGGGGAGCGCGTCACGGTGGAGCAGGTGGAAGGTCTCAAGCTCTGGGTGCGCCGACCGACGGCGTCCATGCCGGTTCCCCTGGGGGACCCAAGGAAGGAGTAGGGGGATGGAAGTCGTGACGATCTTCGGCGTCTTCGCGGTCATCCTGGTGGGCATCGCCGCCACCGGCATCCGCATCGTTCCGCAGGCCAAGGTGATGGTCGTGGAGCGGCTGGGGAAGTTCTACAAGACGGCCAGCAGCGGCCTCAACTTCCTCATCCCCTTCGTGGACTCGCCCCGCGCCATCGAGATGCGCACGGGAAACCGCTTCATGCGCAGCAACCTCGTGGACCTGCGCGAACAGGTGATGGGCTTCGACACCGTCCAGGTCATCACCCATGACAACGTCAACATGGAGGTCGGCTCGGTCATCTACTACCAGATCGTCGAGCCCGCGAAGGCGCTCTACCAGGTGGAGAACCTCGCGCTCGCCATCGAGCAGCTCACGATGACGAACCTGCGCAACATCATGGGCGGGCTGACGCTGGACCAGACGCTCACCAGCCGCGAGACGGTCAACACCAAGCTGCGCATGGTGCTGGACGAGGCCACCGAGAAGTGGGGCGTCAAGGTGACGCGCGTGGAGCTGCGCGAAATCGAGCCGCCCCAGGCCATCAAGGCCGCCATGGCCAAGCAGATGACCGCCGAGCGCGAGCGCCGCGCCGAGGTCACCAAGGCCGAGGGCGACAAGGCCGCCGCCATCCTCCAGGCCGAGGGCGAGAAGATCTCCCGCATCCTCCGCGCCGAGGCCGAGCGCGACGCCGAGATTGCCCGCGCCGAAGGCCACAAGCGCGCCACCATGCTGCAGGCCGAGGGCAAGGCCGAGGCCACCCGGCTCGTCTTCGAGGCCATCCACAACGGCCGCGCCACCCCCGAGGTGCTCGCGCTGCGCTACATGGAAACGCTCCAGGAACTGGGCAAGGGCGACAACAAGATGTTCGTCCCCTACGAGGCCACCGCCACGCTGGGCGCCGTCGCCTCGCTCAAGGAGGTCTTCACCCAGACCGCGGACACCGCCAGGCCCGCCGCCCCGGCGCCCGCCCGCTCCGCCGCGAGCCTCAACTCCCAGGGCATTGCCCGGAACGTGGTGGTCCCCGAGCACGCCACCCTCCCCGGCGGCACGCCCGCCGTGCCGCCTCGCCGCCAGCAGCGGCCCGTCCAGGACGCCCAGGACGACTGAGCCGGGCCGGCGTCGGCTCAGGGCGCGGCGCTCGACAGCGCCGCGTTCATCCCAAGAATCCACCGCCCGTCGGCGAAGGCGAGCGAGCGCACCGTGCCGGGCGTGTCCACGCGCGCCAGCAGCGCCAGGTCCTCGACGCGCAGGGCCACCACCCCCACCGGCTGGGAGGAGACCGCCAGCCACGCCACCTCCCCGTCAAAGGCGAGGAGGGCCGACACCTCCAGCGGGGGATGCAGGGTGGACAGGTCCACGCTTCGCCGCGTGCGGATGGCCTCCCCCGCCCGCTCCAGCACGTAGAGCTGCCGCCGGTTCTCGATGACCACGGCCCGCTCCCGGGCCAGCGCCAGGGCCGTGAACTGACTGGTGGTGCCGACCAGCTCGGCCCGCGCGGCCTCCGCCAGGGACGCCCCGGCGAACCAGGTGAGCCCCAGCCGCGCGGTGCCCGTGGACGGCCGGTAGAACACCTCGCCCAGCAGCAGCTCCGGCCGCTCGGCGTCCGCCGCGATGGCCCAGCCGGAGCGCGTGTCCTCCCCGGACGCCACGCCGCGCAGCACCCACTCCCGCGCGGGTACGAGCGCCGCGTCCGGGCAGTCGGAGGGCACCTGGAACGCGCGCACCCGCCAGGCGTCCCCGGGCAGCGCCGCCACCTGGAGCAGCGCCCCACGCGCCGAGGCGAGCGCCGCGGGACCGCCCGGCAACCGCGCCGTGCCCGCGAGCTCCAGCGCCCCCGTGAAGCCCGGCCGCAGGCAGCTCACGAGGGCCGTGCCCTCCTCCTGAACGACGGACGGCGCCGCCGCGGGCAGCGTCACCAGCTCCCACGCCGCCTCCCGGGTGGGCGACGGCAGGAGCCGCAGGCGCTGCGTGCCTGGCGGCAGCGCCTGTCCGCCCTCCACCAGCACCGGGCCCTGCCCCATGGGCACGCGCACCCGGTGGGCGCCAAAGGGCCCCAACGCGGTGACACCGCCCCGGGCATCCACCCAGAGCCGCTCGAGCGAGCCGTGCCCCAACCCCGTGACGAAGCGCGGCGTCCCCGCTTCGTCCACCTCCACCACCCGCCGCCAGGGCTGAAGGACGCCGAAGCGGCCAGCCCCCGTCATCGACAGCGGCGAGAGGAGGAGCCCCGTCTCGTCGCTCTCCCGCACCACCACGGCGCCCCGGGGCGGGGTGCCGGCCGGCGCGTCGAGCGCGTGCGCCTCCGCGACGTACACGCGCGTGGGGGACAGGTAGCGGAACCACTGCACCAGCAGCCCCCGCGCGTTCAGCACGAAGCCCACCGGGCGCTCCCAGACGACGGCATCGCTGCGCGGCGAGAAGTCCCGCACGGGCGAGGGCTCCGCCTCCGCGCCCGTCATGTCCGCCTCGCGGAACACCCGGATGCGCCCCAGCTCCCCGTAGGGGATGAGCTCCTGCGCCACCACGAAGCCGTCCCGCGCGCGCACCTGGAAGAAGGCCGTCCGCGGGTGGATGGCCCGCCCCACCACCGGCACGGGCCCCGACAGGTCCACCGGCACCACGCCGCGCTGGGTGCCCGCCCACAGCCTCCGCCCGTCAGGCGCCAGCTCCAGCGTCCTGCACGGCGCGGGGAGGATGAAGCTCCCAGGCGTGTCCATCGTCAGGGCGTCGTTGGGCCCCACCCGCCACGCCGTCACGTAGTAGCTCGAGCACGTCCAGAACCGCTCGCCCCTCCCCACCCCCGCCAGCACGCTGTCGCTCGTCGGGGGCAGCGCGTACCTCGACAACCTCTTCACCTCGCCCCCCTCCAGCCCCAGCAGCTCCACCCGCTGCCTCGTCCCCACCACCACCACCCGCTCCGGTCCCAGCGGCACCAGGAACGTCAGGAACCGGTCCGACCAGTCCCACGAGCCGAAGTACCGCTCCACGTACAGGTCCAGCACCTCCTGGTCCAGCACCTGGAGCCCCGCCGCGCCGGCCTTCACGAGCGACACCGACAGCCGCCCCGAGTCCAGCCGCTCGCCGAAGACGACGCGGTCCTCCGACACGAACTCCGCCAGCCCCTCCAGCGGCGGGCGCCCTCCCTCCAGCGGGTCGGCCCCGAAGCTGAACGCCGTGCCCTCCAGCCTCACCGCGGCGCCGGGGACACCGGACGCCGCCGTGGCCACCCCCACGGAGCCCACACACA
Proteins encoded in this window:
- a CDS encoding NfeD family protein, producing MDLTPTAWQLWLIAALLLGALELQLTSFMVLWLAVGALASSIGAALGLGLNGQLYLFTAVSVALFAASRTLFKRVFMRDAAHLKTGIEAMLGQEAVVVESLGDPLGGTVRINGELWTARSLSGPVPEGERVTVEQVEGLKLWVRRPTASMPVPLGDPRKE
- a CDS encoding SPFH domain-containing protein — translated: MEVVTIFGVFAVILVGIAATGIRIVPQAKVMVVERLGKFYKTASSGLNFLIPFVDSPRAIEMRTGNRFMRSNLVDLREQVMGFDTVQVITHDNVNMEVGSVIYYQIVEPAKALYQVENLALAIEQLTMTNLRNIMGGLTLDQTLTSRETVNTKLRMVLDEATEKWGVKVTRVELREIEPPQAIKAAMAKQMTAERERRAEVTKAEGDKAAAILQAEGEKISRILRAEAERDAEIARAEGHKRATMLQAEGKAEATRLVFEAIHNGRATPEVLALRYMETLQELGKGDNKMFVPYEATATLGAVASLKEVFTQTADTARPAAPAPARSAASLNSQGIARNVVVPEHATLPGGTPAVPPRRQQRPVQDAQDD
- a CDS encoding DNA polymerase III subunit alpha produces the protein MGYAELVCRSNFSFLRGASHPEELVATAARLGLGALALTDADGLYGAVKAHLAAKEHGVRLILGAELTLEDGPPVVVYAADGAGYSNLCALVSQSRMTHPKGEAGLPWRAVADRSAGLLALLPEPAPFEQVVSLAEAFPERFHVGVCRTLSAGDAAREARAERLALALGVPLVAHNDVHTHHRRRQPLQDVLVSIRHGTSVDRAGTRLLPNAERTLKSPRDMARLFADRPEALERAAELASRCHASLDDLHYRFPEEDLPEGRTADAHLRALTCEGLRFRYPEGVPPAVVKQIEHELRLIAALDFAGYFLALWDIVRFARAQGILCQGRGSAANSAVCYALQITAIDPVRMGLLFERFLSMERKEPPDIDVDFEHERREEVLQYVYEKHGRRHAGMVCEVICFRGRLALRETGKALGLSLDQVDRLSKVAASNGFDVTPDVLREAGLSAEDGRVQKTLALAMELEGFPRHLSIHVGGFVMTREPLTELVPVENAAMPGRTVIQWEKDDINAVGLLKVDLLALGMLTALSKCFALIREHHGRELSLATVPAEDPKVYDMLCEADTVGVFQIESRAQMNMLPRLKPRTFYDLVVEIALIRPGPIVGNMVHPFLRRRSGQEQVVYPSEAVKEILGKTLGVPLFQEQAMKLAMVAAGFTAGEADGLRRVLSHKRAESMLLRYRGRFVEGCVSRGYARQQAEEWFDNFRGFAHYGFPESHSASFALIAYASSWLKCHYPAAFTAALLNSQPMGFYAPHTLVADAQRHGVEVRPVDVRRSSWDCTLEEGGAALRLGLRMVKGLGESAGRRVAAARSEGLRDVGDLARRSRAPRHELTRLALAGALSSLCGSRRQALWELQALGPLDADDLFFGMAMDGTAVELPSMDVLERVCADYDTVGLSLEKHPLELLRPVLRKQGAVTAEGLKRVAHGRKVSVGGMLICRQRPPTAKGICFISLEDETGIANLVVPAEVYERCRKDIHGALFLVGEGVLERSGKVTNVKSFRVASLHGGRATLPGT